One genomic segment of Actinoplanes ianthinogenes includes these proteins:
- the gabT gene encoding 4-aminobutyrate--2-oxoglutarate transaminase: protein MSLEQKRRLVTELPGPRSQELMERKLAAVAGGVGTTMPVFAARAGGGIVLDVDGNQLIDLGSGIAVTTVGASAPRVVAAVTEQVAAFTHTCFMVTPYDGYVAVAEALNRVTPGDHEKRSVLFNSGAEAVENAVKIARAYTGRNAVVVFDHAYHGRTNLTMAMTAKSMPYKHGFGPFAPEVYRAPLSYPFRDGGLDGRIAAARAIDQIEKQIGADTLAACVIEPIQGEGGFIEPAPGFLPALAAWCRANGVVFVADEVQTGFARTGDMFACDREGVVPDLIVTAKGIAGGLPLSAVTGRADIMNAPHSGGLGGTYGGNPLACAAALAAIETIEDDGLTARAREIETLVKERLLKIQAADGRLGDVRGRGAMLAVELVRDGSGEPDPRLARDISRYAHQRGVIVLTCGTYGNVLRFLPPLSISDDLLDDAFDVLTAAFEEIR, encoded by the coding sequence GTGAGCCTCGAACAGAAACGCCGGCTGGTCACCGAGCTGCCCGGTCCCCGGTCCCAGGAACTGATGGAACGCAAGCTGGCCGCGGTGGCCGGCGGCGTCGGCACCACCATGCCGGTGTTCGCGGCGCGGGCCGGCGGCGGCATCGTGCTCGACGTCGACGGGAACCAGCTGATCGATCTCGGCTCGGGCATCGCGGTCACCACCGTCGGTGCGAGCGCGCCCCGGGTGGTCGCGGCGGTCACCGAGCAGGTCGCGGCGTTCACCCACACCTGTTTCATGGTCACGCCGTACGACGGTTACGTCGCGGTGGCCGAGGCGCTGAACCGGGTCACCCCCGGCGATCACGAGAAGCGCAGCGTGCTGTTCAACTCCGGCGCCGAGGCGGTGGAGAACGCCGTGAAGATCGCTCGGGCGTACACCGGGCGCAACGCCGTGGTCGTCTTCGATCACGCGTATCACGGCCGGACCAACCTGACCATGGCGATGACCGCGAAGAGCATGCCGTACAAGCATGGTTTCGGCCCGTTCGCGCCCGAGGTCTACCGCGCGCCGCTCTCCTACCCGTTCCGGGACGGCGGTCTCGACGGCCGGATCGCGGCGGCCCGCGCCATCGACCAGATCGAGAAGCAGATCGGCGCCGACACCCTCGCCGCGTGCGTGATCGAGCCGATCCAGGGCGAGGGCGGCTTCATCGAGCCGGCGCCCGGGTTCCTGCCCGCGCTGGCCGCGTGGTGCCGGGCCAACGGCGTGGTCTTCGTCGCCGACGAGGTGCAGACCGGCTTCGCCCGCACCGGCGACATGTTCGCCTGCGACCGCGAGGGCGTCGTGCCCGACTTGATCGTCACCGCCAAGGGCATCGCCGGCGGCCTGCCGCTCTCCGCGGTGACCGGCCGCGCCGACATCATGAACGCGCCACACTCCGGCGGTCTCGGCGGCACCTACGGCGGCAACCCGCTGGCCTGCGCCGCGGCGCTGGCCGCCATCGAGACGATCGAGGACGACGGCCTCACCGCCCGGGCCCGGGAGATCGAAACCCTGGTCAAGGAGCGCCTGCTGAAGATCCAGGCGGCGGACGGCCGCCTGGGCGACGTGCGCGGCCGCGGCGCGATGCTGGCCGTGGAGCTCGTCCGCGACGGCTCCGGTGAGCCGGACCCGCGCTTGGCGCGAGACATTTCCCGGTACGCCCACCAGCGCGGCGTCATCGTCCTGACCTGCGGCACCTACGGAAACGTCCTCCGTTTCCTGCCCCCGCTGTCGATCTCCGACGACCTGCTCGACGACGCCTTCGACGTCCTCACCGCCGCCTTCGAGGAGATCCGATGA
- a CDS encoding NAD-dependent succinate-semialdehyde dehydrogenase, whose protein sequence is MSTIVVADPATLAAVAEVPNQGVADARAAVDAAHAAFPAWARTAPRHRSEILHRAFELMLRDRAALAELISRENGKSLSDAAGEVTYAAEFFRWFAEEAVRPGGEYGEAPAGGARTLVTHRPVGVAALVTPWNFPAAMITRKVGPALAAGCTAVLKPAAETPLTALAIAALLTEAGLPDGVVTVVTTADASSIVGAWLADQRVRKISFTGSTAVGRVLLRHAADRVVNSSMELGGNAPFIVAEDADLDAAVAGAMIAKFRNGGQACTAANRFYVHAAVADEFVARFGAAVEKLTVGAAADGADIGPLISASALRRVTRTVDEAVAAGARIAHQAATPSLPGHFYPPTILVDVAPDAEILTEEIFGPVAPIVTWTDEAAMLNQVNATEYGLAGYVFAGDLARAIRLGEAVEAGMVGINRGLVSDPSAPFGGVKQSGLGREGARDGLREFQETHYLSVAWPA, encoded by the coding sequence ATGAGCACCATCGTCGTTGCCGACCCGGCGACCCTGGCCGCCGTGGCCGAGGTGCCTAACCAGGGGGTGGCCGACGCGCGGGCGGCCGTGGACGCGGCGCACGCCGCGTTCCCGGCCTGGGCGCGGACCGCGCCCCGGCACCGGTCGGAGATCCTGCACCGGGCGTTCGAGCTGATGCTGCGTGACCGCGCCGCGCTGGCCGAGCTGATCTCCCGGGAGAACGGAAAGTCGCTGTCCGACGCGGCCGGCGAGGTGACGTATGCGGCCGAGTTCTTCCGCTGGTTCGCCGAGGAGGCGGTGCGCCCCGGCGGCGAGTACGGCGAGGCCCCGGCCGGCGGGGCCCGCACGCTGGTCACGCATCGTCCGGTCGGCGTGGCCGCGCTGGTCACGCCGTGGAACTTCCCGGCCGCCATGATCACCCGCAAGGTCGGCCCGGCCCTGGCCGCCGGCTGCACCGCGGTGCTCAAGCCGGCCGCCGAGACCCCGCTGACCGCCCTGGCCATCGCCGCACTGCTGACGGAAGCGGGCCTGCCGGACGGCGTGGTCACCGTGGTGACCACCGCGGACGCCTCCTCGATCGTCGGCGCCTGGCTGGCCGACCAGCGAGTTCGCAAGATCTCCTTCACCGGCTCGACCGCCGTCGGCCGGGTCCTGCTCCGGCACGCCGCCGACCGGGTGGTCAACTCGTCGATGGAGCTGGGCGGCAACGCCCCGTTCATCGTCGCCGAGGACGCCGACCTGGACGCCGCGGTGGCCGGCGCGATGATCGCCAAGTTCCGCAACGGCGGCCAGGCGTGCACGGCGGCGAACCGGTTCTACGTGCACGCCGCGGTGGCCGACGAGTTCGTGGCCCGATTCGGCGCCGCCGTCGAGAAACTGACCGTCGGAGCCGCCGCGGACGGCGCCGACATCGGCCCGCTGATCAGCGCATCGGCGCTGCGCCGGGTCACCCGCACCGTCGACGAGGCGGTCGCGGCCGGAGCCCGGATCGCCCATCAGGCGGCGACCCCGTCGCTGCCTGGCCACTTCTACCCCCCGACGATCCTGGTCGACGTGGCCCCGGACGCCGAGATCCTGACCGAGGAGATCTTCGGCCCGGTAGCCCCGATCGTCACCTGGACCGATGAGGCGGCGATGCTGAACCAGGTCAACGCCACCGAATACGGCCTGGCCGGCTACGTCTTCGCCGGTGACCTGGCACGTGCCATCCGCCTCGGCGAGGCCGTCGAGGCGGGCATGGTCGGCATCAACCGGGGTCTGGTGTCAGACCCGTCCGCCCCCTTCGGCGGCGTCAAGCAGAGCGGCCTCGGCCGCGAGGGCGCCCGCGACGGCCTCCGCGAGTTCCAGGAGACCCACTACCTCAGCGTCGCCTGGCCGGCCTGA
- a CDS encoding GNAT family N-acetyltransferase, with amino-acid sequence MSQPTLRTDRLLLVPLADRHFELEVELDADAEVLKYIWGRARTRDEVVSSHAERMALAAKVDGLGYWMAFGCDGGRRDSSAPDTEVEGEFVGLMMLPPAHGDDQPDDPTVAELGYRLARRYWRQGLASEASRVLLRHAFDTVGQSRVIAQTMAVNIGSRGVMESIGMRYVRTFHPIWDDPLPGAEAGEVEYEMTRPMWESRRGTL; translated from the coding sequence ATGAGTCAACCGACGTTGCGGACGGATCGGCTGCTGCTCGTTCCGCTGGCCGACCGGCATTTCGAGCTCGAGGTGGAGCTCGACGCCGACGCCGAGGTGCTGAAATACATCTGGGGGCGGGCGCGGACCCGGGACGAGGTGGTCTCCTCCCACGCGGAGCGGATGGCGCTGGCTGCCAAGGTGGACGGGCTCGGATACTGGATGGCTTTCGGGTGCGACGGCGGGCGGCGGGATTCGTCGGCACCGGACACCGAGGTCGAGGGAGAGTTCGTCGGACTGATGATGCTGCCGCCGGCGCACGGCGACGACCAGCCGGACGATCCGACGGTGGCCGAGCTCGGATATCGCCTGGCGCGCCGATACTGGCGGCAGGGCCTGGCGAGCGAGGCGTCGCGGGTGCTGCTCCGGCACGCCTTCGACACGGTGGGGCAGAGCCGGGTCATCGCGCAGACCATGGCCGTCAACATCGGATCCCGGGGCGTGATGGAGAGCATCGGCATGCGATACGTGCGCACCTTCCACCCGATCTGGGACGACCCGCTGCCGGGCGCGGAAGCCGGCGAAGTCGAATACGAGATGACCCGCCCCATGTGGGAGTCCCGCCGCGGCACCCTCTGA
- the uppS gene encoding polyprenyl diphosphate synthase — translation MLRSVKAAAYALYTRRLRTRLAGAALPRHVAMVMDGNRRWARQMGFDDPRIGHRYGAEHLDEVLRWCLEAGIRHVTVFVASVDNVTKRDAGEVDNLMRMIEQVVAARLARAGSHWQVHLAGRLDVLPDTTRHALKLAEEATRDNDAEFHVTIAIGYDGRDEIVNAIRSLLESEARAGHTVDDIAQRLTADRIAEHLYTHGQPDPDLVIRTSGEHRMSGFLLWQAAYSELHFCDVYWPGFREVDFLRALRSYAARHRRFGA, via the coding sequence ATGCTGAGATCCGTCAAAGCTGCCGCCTACGCCCTGTACACCCGCCGGCTCCGCACCCGGCTCGCCGGCGCCGCCCTCCCCCGCCACGTCGCGATGGTGATGGACGGCAACCGTCGATGGGCACGCCAGATGGGTTTCGACGACCCGCGGATCGGTCACCGCTACGGCGCGGAGCATCTCGACGAGGTGCTCCGCTGGTGCCTGGAGGCCGGCATCCGGCACGTCACCGTCTTCGTGGCCTCGGTCGACAACGTGACCAAACGTGACGCCGGCGAGGTCGACAACCTGATGCGGATGATCGAACAGGTCGTCGCCGCCCGCCTGGCCCGCGCCGGGAGCCACTGGCAGGTGCATCTGGCCGGCCGCCTCGACGTCCTCCCGGACACCACCCGGCACGCCCTCAAGCTGGCCGAGGAGGCGACCCGCGACAACGACGCGGAGTTCCACGTCACGATCGCCATCGGGTACGACGGCCGCGACGAGATCGTCAACGCGATCCGGTCCCTGCTGGAGTCGGAGGCCCGAGCCGGCCACACTGTGGACGACATCGCCCAGCGCCTCACCGCCGACCGTATCGCCGAACACCTTTACACGCATGGCCAACCCGATCCTGACCTGGTCATCCGCACCAGCGGCGAGCATCGCATGTCCGGTTTCCTCCTCTGGCAAGCGGCGTACTCCGAACTGCACTTCTGCGACGTCTACTGGCCCGGCTTCCGCGAAGTCGACTTCCTCCGAGCGTTGCGTTCCTACGCCGCTCGCCACCGCCGCTTCGGTGCATGA
- a CDS encoding FAD-dependent monooxygenase, translating into MTDVLISGASVAGPALAWFLRREGIRVTVVERAPELRDSGYAVDFRGAALDVLAEIGILDEVRTHETRMRGTTVLAPDGSVVAELPAATFAGDLEVPKRALTGVLHRAVDADVVFDDTITALEQHDDRVTVSFERAPTRDFDLVFGADGVHSVVRRLAFPGVAPIEHLGMSGAGFTTGNVFGLDHRGLLQTAPGRAIYAFAAGDPDRMTVSLSFATTSSELDRAGRAAQEAAVRAAFADHPWPETPGLLAAMTEASDFYFASTCQVHLDSWSTGRVALLGDAGYCAAPTSGMGTSQALIAASTLARCLTEAAGDHRAAFERYEKELRPYVTENQRIGREAVAAFGG; encoded by the coding sequence ATGACTGACGTCCTGATTTCCGGCGCGAGTGTCGCCGGCCCCGCCCTCGCCTGGTTCCTGCGGCGCGAGGGCATCCGTGTCACCGTCGTGGAGCGGGCACCCGAGCTGCGCGACAGCGGCTATGCGGTGGATTTCCGCGGTGCCGCCCTCGACGTGCTCGCCGAGATCGGCATCCTCGACGAGGTCCGCACCCATGAGACGCGGATGCGCGGCACCACCGTGCTGGCCCCGGACGGCTCGGTTGTCGCCGAGCTGCCCGCCGCCACGTTCGCCGGCGACCTCGAGGTGCCCAAGCGTGCGCTGACCGGCGTCCTGCATCGGGCCGTCGACGCCGATGTCGTCTTCGACGACACGATCACCGCCCTGGAGCAGCACGACGACCGGGTGACCGTCTCCTTCGAGCGCGCGCCCACCCGCGACTTCGACCTGGTCTTCGGCGCTGACGGCGTGCACTCCGTGGTGCGCCGGCTGGCCTTCCCCGGCGTCGCGCCGATCGAGCATCTCGGCATGTCCGGCGCCGGCTTCACCACCGGCAACGTGTTCGGCCTGGACCACCGCGGCCTGCTCCAGACCGCGCCCGGCCGCGCCATCTATGCGTTCGCCGCCGGCGATCCCGACCGGATGACGGTGAGCCTCTCCTTCGCGACCACGTCCTCCGAGCTGGATCGAGCCGGCCGGGCCGCGCAGGAGGCCGCCGTGCGGGCGGCGTTCGCCGATCATCCGTGGCCGGAGACGCCGGGCCTGCTGGCCGCGATGACCGAGGCCTCCGACTTCTACTTCGCCTCGACCTGCCAGGTCCACCTGGATTCCTGGTCCACCGGCCGCGTCGCCCTGCTCGGCGACGCCGGCTATTGCGCCGCCCCGACCAGCGGCATGGGCACCTCGCAGGCCCTGATCGCCGCGTCCACCCTGGCCCGATGCCTGACCGAGGCCGCCGGTGACCACCGGGCGGCCTTCGAGCGCTACGAGAAGGAGCTGCGCCCCTATGTCACCGAAAACCAGCGCATCGGCCGCGAGGCCGTCGCCGCCTTCGGAGGCTGA
- a CDS encoding TetR/AcrR family transcriptional regulator gives MGNREALLAGAKQCLTERGWARTTVRDIAFASGVNHAAIGYHFGSRESLLVHALIEAVEELSDAVAERAADGSAEQRWQALIDTFSTHRPLWIAQLEAAVQAEHSPELREHLARAQQEGREGLGGSVPLALLTGLMLQWLVDPDRAPTGAQVADELRRQAAAG, from the coding sequence GTGGGAAACCGGGAAGCCCTCCTGGCAGGGGCGAAGCAATGCCTGACCGAGCGCGGCTGGGCGCGCACGACCGTGCGGGACATCGCGTTCGCGTCGGGGGTCAATCACGCCGCGATCGGCTATCACTTCGGGTCGCGGGAGTCGCTGCTGGTCCACGCCCTGATCGAGGCGGTCGAGGAGCTGAGCGACGCGGTCGCCGAGCGAGCCGCGGACGGGTCTGCGGAGCAGCGGTGGCAGGCGCTGATCGACACGTTCAGCACGCACCGCCCGCTGTGGATCGCGCAGTTGGAGGCGGCGGTGCAGGCCGAGCACTCCCCCGAGCTCCGCGAGCACCTGGCGAGGGCGCAGCAGGAGGGCCGGGAGGGACTCGGTGGCTCGGTGCCACTGGCCCTGCTCACCGGCCTGATGCTGCAATGGCTGGTCGATCCGGATCGGGCTCCCACCGGTGCGCAGGTGGCCGATGAGCTGCGCCGCCAGGCGGCCGCCGGCTGA
- a CDS encoding S8 family peptidase has translation MDKFEPRLVEAIGAETARARVRGFAATEVTEGQKFEVTISHHEALTAPEGHGGPAGLEQLQLQAQVSQQPIVDRIDGLGVSARRHTLTNAVTAELTPAQIEQVAQLDEVKLVRLERLDKVTAMDQSVAVIEAREAWEEFRTAGSGVRVAVLDTGIDGTHPALSGKVVDEFSTAGEPVTVPGDHATHCAGTIASNDAVYRGVAWQADLINIKVLTAAGMGTPASVIDGLEQAVRRNAQVASLSLGWSEIFHGWVCNDADCILCQAADNASRLGVTVVVAAGNEGTAGAGTGQLNIRHPGAARRVITVGAVDKAKQLASFSSIGPGSGRVGPASPIRLTKPDLAGPGVDIVSSVLGGGFASFNGTSMATPHVAAVAALVIEQNPGIRPMVVKKLLEDTAERLSYGPNEAGYGLVNAFAAMLPILGKAA, from the coding sequence ATGGACAAGTTCGAGCCGCGGCTGGTCGAGGCGATCGGCGCGGAGACCGCCCGCGCCCGGGTCCGCGGGTTCGCCGCGACCGAGGTGACCGAGGGGCAGAAGTTCGAGGTCACCATCTCGCACCACGAGGCGCTGACCGCGCCGGAGGGCCACGGCGGCCCGGCCGGCCTGGAGCAGCTGCAACTGCAAGCGCAGGTCAGCCAGCAGCCGATCGTCGACCGGATCGACGGGCTCGGCGTGTCCGCCCGGCGGCACACGCTGACCAACGCGGTCACCGCCGAGCTCACCCCGGCGCAGATCGAGCAGGTCGCCCAGCTCGACGAGGTGAAGCTGGTCCGGCTGGAGCGGCTGGACAAGGTGACCGCGATGGACCAGAGCGTCGCGGTGATCGAGGCCCGCGAGGCGTGGGAGGAGTTCCGGACCGCCGGCTCCGGAGTGCGGGTCGCGGTGCTCGACACCGGCATCGACGGCACCCACCCGGCGCTGTCCGGCAAGGTGGTCGACGAGTTCAGCACGGCCGGCGAGCCGGTCACCGTGCCCGGCGACCACGCCACCCACTGCGCCGGAACGATCGCCAGCAACGACGCGGTGTACCGGGGCGTGGCCTGGCAGGCCGACCTGATCAACATCAAGGTGCTGACCGCGGCCGGGATGGGCACGCCCGCCAGCGTCATCGACGGTCTGGAGCAGGCGGTCCGGCGCAACGCGCAGGTGGCCAGCCTGAGCCTGGGCTGGAGCGAGATCTTCCACGGCTGGGTCTGCAACGACGCCGACTGCATCCTCTGCCAGGCCGCCGACAACGCGTCCCGGCTCGGTGTGACCGTGGTGGTCGCGGCCGGTAACGAGGGCACCGCGGGGGCCGGCACCGGGCAGCTGAACATCCGGCACCCCGGCGCGGCCCGCCGGGTGATCACCGTGGGGGCCGTTGACAAGGCGAAGCAGCTGGCGTCGTTCTCCAGCATCGGCCCGGGCAGCGGGCGGGTCGGGCCGGCCAGCCCGATCCGGCTCACCAAGCCCGACCTGGCCGGTCCCGGCGTGGACATCGTCTCGTCGGTGCTCGGCGGCGGCTTCGCCTCGTTCAACGGCACGTCGATGGCGACGCCGCACGTGGCCGCGGTGGCCGCGCTGGTGATCGAGCAGAACCCGGGGATCCGGCCGATGGTGGTGAAGAAGCTGTTGGAGGACACCGCGGAGCGGCTCTCATACGGGCCGAACGAGGCCGGATACGGCCTGGTGAACGCGTTCGCCGCGATGCTGCCGATCCTGGGCAAGGCGGCGTGA